In Microbulbifer celer, a single window of DNA contains:
- a CDS encoding rhamnogalacturonan acetylesterase codes for MNSRQFLLALMLCSGLAGCSDGSDGPGGDFSSSSSSSSSSSSSSSSSSGGSSSSSSSSSSSSSGGSSSSSSSSGGDAPTVHMLGDSTMTDYGEERLPQMGWGQAMPMFFSEESEINNWARGGRSSRSFYYEEERWPAARADIEAGDYVIIQFGHNDQKRGGTDYDEFGTYAFCSDGTENGEDCADTEHSYYQFLKKYVLETREKDATPILMTPMVRKYFSSGSISEKGQHNLQEAYDGEAYPRGNYPAAMKAVAEAYDVPLVDLTAATKAIVESYGDEAATEHLYIAADSTHPAVLFANLIARAAVEGLKSHGLMEGHIVEATSLVPSPSELEWGNRYVGVPNNKNLTISAFDLVPATGAVTVTAPDGFLLSDAADSETWNRATTIDFTNGAFTANLYVQFSAAAEQSYSGNISFALEGEELGSVAATGTGVAAGEGVESYSSWFTEGASVTASMDGLVSASDALANNLEAGNTKTLAVDGQDTGVARYKVFGEDQVARNDDYYLQFAVTAESQTFYVDTISAYLTTSGGSTVQADIEYSLSSDFSSPVTLDSAMSFTKDTMVLKEYGVTIPVAAGDTLYVRIFPWNAAGANSTGKYLAIYDFNVSGISGE; via the coding sequence ATGAACAGCAGACAATTTCTGTTGGCGTTGATGTTATGTAGCGGGCTCGCCGGTTGTAGTGATGGTTCCGATGGTCCGGGCGGTGATTTCTCTTCCAGCAGTTCATCCAGTTCCAGTAGTTCCAGCAGCTCTTCTAGTAGCTCCGGCGGTTCCAGCAGCTCGTCCAGTAGTTCCAGCTCTTCGAGTTCTGGCGGCTCCAGCAGTTCGTCCAGCAGCTCCGGGGGTGACGCGCCGACGGTTCATATGCTCGGTGACTCCACCATGACGGATTACGGTGAGGAGCGCCTGCCTCAGATGGGTTGGGGGCAGGCCATGCCGATGTTCTTCAGCGAGGAATCGGAGATCAACAACTGGGCCAGGGGCGGACGCAGTTCCCGCAGCTTCTACTACGAAGAAGAGCGCTGGCCGGCGGCCAGGGCCGATATCGAGGCGGGCGACTACGTCATCATTCAGTTCGGCCACAACGACCAGAAGCGCGGCGGCACCGATTACGATGAGTTCGGCACCTACGCTTTCTGCAGCGATGGCACCGAGAACGGCGAGGACTGTGCGGACACAGAGCACTCCTACTACCAGTTCCTGAAAAAGTACGTGCTCGAAACTCGGGAAAAGGACGCCACGCCGATCCTGATGACGCCCATGGTGCGCAAATACTTCAGCAGCGGTTCCATCAGCGAAAAAGGACAGCACAATCTTCAGGAAGCCTACGATGGAGAAGCCTACCCGCGCGGCAACTATCCGGCGGCCATGAAAGCAGTTGCCGAAGCCTACGACGTGCCCCTGGTGGATCTCACCGCCGCAACCAAGGCCATCGTGGAAAGCTACGGTGACGAAGCGGCCACGGAGCACCTCTACATCGCCGCCGACAGTACCCACCCGGCGGTGCTCTTCGCCAACCTGATCGCCAGAGCCGCCGTCGAGGGCCTGAAATCCCACGGCCTGATGGAAGGGCATATCGTCGAAGCCACCTCCCTGGTACCCAGCCCGAGCGAGCTGGAGTGGGGCAACCGCTACGTCGGTGTGCCCAACAACAAGAACCTCACCATTTCCGCGTTCGATCTGGTGCCGGCAACCGGCGCCGTCACTGTTACCGCACCGGACGGTTTCCTGCTGAGCGATGCCGCGGACTCGGAGACCTGGAACAGAGCCACCACCATTGACTTCACCAATGGCGCCTTCACCGCCAACCTCTACGTGCAATTCAGCGCGGCAGCGGAGCAAAGCTATAGCGGCAATATTTCCTTTGCCCTGGAGGGCGAGGAGCTCGGCAGTGTGGCGGCAACAGGCACCGGCGTAGCGGCGGGCGAAGGTGTGGAATCCTATTCCAGCTGGTTTACCGAAGGCGCTTCCGTCACCGCCAGCATGGACGGCCTGGTGAGCGCCAGCGACGCGCTGGCGAATAACCTGGAAGCCGGCAACACCAAGACGCTGGCAGTGGACGGCCAGGACACCGGCGTCGCCAGGTACAAGGTGTTCGGAGAAGACCAGGTCGCCCGCAACGACGACTACTACCTGCAATTCGCCGTCACCGCAGAATCCCAGACCTTCTACGTGGACACCATCTCCGCCTACCTCACCACCAGCGGTGGCTCCACGGTGCAGGCGGATATCGAGTATTCCCTCTCCAGCGATTTCAGCAGCCCGGTCACGCTCGATAGCGCCATGTCGTTCACCAAGGACACCATGGTGCTGAAGGAGTACGGCGTAACCATCCCGGTAGCCGCCGGCGATACGCTTTACGTGCGCATCTTCCCCTGGAATGCCGCGGGCGCAAACAGCACCGGCAAGTACCTGGCCATTTACGACTTTAACGTCAGCGGTATCAGTGGTGAATAA
- a CDS encoding pectinesterase family protein, with the protein MRVHTLCAAIALCGWVTGCSDDSSKEELVQLNPMPVEEPEPEPEPEEPTDPDEPTDPDEPTDPGEPTDPENPPASAVFTCPETGLYFCDDFEDGEFASTWDAVIDGYGLDNPGVFDILDEGEKGKSLRFTAGTRGGNLNEGELILVKESAFSGVPADYSLEYRVRPRENGNTGSKFLYAMGRYQGPLQWYFGGMYLAGTTDSTQMEAGYASTSDGSSGTMNREVRVKKPVTLGEIEDDNGNKATDGTWYTVRFDMVGNTGTVYLDGEELGSFTDADSLYQSAGRIGFFTYNRSFEVDYVKVGDPAIKPVQFGIDFAESSYETTAGNPPLEVNVTAIQSDGVTADSFTVSSSDDSVVSVEVNDTVATLMPLAQGDATITFTSGSDPSKQKTIAVRVAKAFEMPTATYGDLSGRVTPMPGNTGEYEDTRLSITFDSAPSPSGFGSVRIFRADTDEEVEAIRAGGETDILGYEGQSSGRELNVLPFEIDGNTLTIAPHTNALDYSTEYYVAISSTFLKTGVQLNGTDFAGIGKDAGWHFTTRAGGPSGADVTVDDDGPADFRTVQGALNHVMKNVGADEPATITVKDGDYREVLYLRDKNNLTLQGESRTGTVIHYANNNEMNPGSSLRTLFLVKGGDMLTLENLTLFNTSLIGEGGQAETIYFNSDGGRLIARNANFISEQDTLLLKGWTWFYNTLVAGNVDYIWGYPHVSLFENSEIRTLGRSDGGEGGYILQARVRSEADKGFVFLNSSLTRGPGPLDHPVADNTYYLARSAGQSGLYDNVTFVNTEMDAHIKPVGWYDNPVPTPVAATADSGWREYNSADLTGAPVDTSTRYSGSYMLTDTEADAEFCNRAQIFSEWNGGEGWDPYPEDTSDDHCEVDTGSDGIWKDQAVILGGSTTAVSGSIDAETENSITFTAEGGKFETSAMSFFLAAKEVTGDFTLTAKVKSVGTLRESPYYQFQAGLMLCECDAASASTSPLAHIGINDITEGESVDLVATYGHVLVDGGGWGKTGNAAVTPGDSLYYKLERQGQAYYVSYSTDGGATYQSLGASTFTDLPDTVKVGFFAAPNGAGSQSFTFEDIQLVQ; encoded by the coding sequence ATGAGAGTCCATACCCTGTGCGCCGCCATTGCACTGTGCGGCTGGGTTACCGGCTGTAGTGATGACAGCTCAAAAGAAGAGCTGGTACAGCTGAATCCGATGCCGGTGGAAGAGCCGGAACCCGAGCCGGAACCGGAAGAGCCCACTGATCCGGATGAGCCCACTGATCCGGATGAGCCCACTGATCCGGGTGAGCCAACGGACCCTGAAAACCCACCGGCATCCGCTGTGTTCACCTGTCCGGAAACCGGGCTGTATTTCTGCGACGATTTCGAAGATGGCGAGTTCGCCAGCACCTGGGATGCGGTTATCGATGGCTATGGCCTGGATAACCCGGGTGTGTTCGATATTCTCGACGAGGGAGAAAAAGGCAAGTCCCTGCGCTTCACCGCCGGCACTCGCGGTGGAAACCTGAACGAGGGCGAACTGATCCTGGTAAAAGAGTCGGCCTTCTCCGGCGTGCCGGCAGACTACTCCCTGGAATACCGCGTGCGCCCGCGGGAAAACGGCAATACCGGCAGCAAGTTCCTCTACGCTATGGGGCGCTATCAGGGCCCTCTGCAGTGGTACTTCGGTGGCATGTATTTGGCCGGCACTACTGATTCCACCCAGATGGAGGCGGGTTACGCATCCACTAGTGACGGCTCGTCCGGCACGATGAATCGCGAAGTGCGGGTCAAGAAGCCCGTCACACTGGGTGAAATAGAAGACGACAATGGCAACAAGGCAACCGACGGCACCTGGTATACGGTGCGCTTCGATATGGTGGGCAATACCGGTACCGTTTATCTGGACGGCGAGGAGCTCGGTTCCTTTACCGATGCCGACAGTCTCTACCAGAGTGCGGGCCGCATCGGCTTCTTCACCTACAACCGCTCCTTTGAAGTGGATTACGTCAAGGTGGGGGACCCGGCGATAAAGCCCGTGCAGTTTGGTATCGACTTCGCCGAATCCAGTTATGAAACCACCGCTGGTAACCCGCCGCTGGAAGTGAATGTCACTGCCATTCAGAGCGACGGTGTAACGGCGGACAGTTTTACCGTCTCGTCCAGTGATGACAGCGTGGTTTCTGTCGAGGTGAATGACACCGTCGCCACCCTGATGCCCCTGGCCCAGGGCGATGCCACCATCACCTTCACCAGCGGATCTGACCCCAGCAAACAGAAAACCATTGCAGTGCGCGTGGCCAAGGCGTTCGAAATGCCCACTGCCACCTACGGTGACCTGAGCGGCCGCGTTACCCCCATGCCCGGCAATACCGGTGAATACGAAGACACCCGCCTCAGCATCACCTTCGACAGTGCGCCGAGCCCGAGCGGTTTCGGCTCGGTGCGAATCTTCCGCGCGGATACCGATGAAGAAGTGGAGGCGATTCGCGCCGGAGGCGAGACGGACATTCTCGGCTACGAGGGACAGAGCAGCGGTCGCGAGCTGAATGTACTGCCGTTCGAAATCGACGGCAACACGCTGACCATTGCCCCGCATACCAATGCACTGGACTACAGCACTGAGTACTACGTGGCGATCAGCAGCACCTTTTTGAAGACCGGTGTGCAGTTAAATGGTACCGACTTTGCGGGTATCGGTAAGGATGCCGGCTGGCACTTTACTACCCGTGCCGGTGGTCCCAGTGGCGCCGATGTCACGGTGGATGACGATGGGCCGGCAGACTTCCGCACGGTGCAGGGAGCACTCAATCATGTGATGAAAAATGTGGGCGCAGATGAGCCCGCAACCATCACCGTCAAGGATGGCGACTACCGCGAGGTGTTGTACCTGCGCGACAAGAATAATCTCACCCTGCAGGGCGAGAGTCGCACGGGCACGGTCATTCATTATGCCAACAATAACGAGATGAACCCGGGCAGCAGCCTGCGTACCCTCTTTCTGGTAAAGGGCGGTGACATGCTCACGCTGGAAAACCTGACCCTTTTCAACACGTCGCTGATCGGTGAAGGCGGACAGGCCGAAACCATTTACTTCAATAGCGATGGTGGGCGTCTTATCGCGCGCAACGCCAACTTTATCAGCGAGCAGGACACTCTGTTGCTGAAAGGCTGGACCTGGTTCTACAACACCCTGGTAGCGGGCAATGTGGATTACATCTGGGGTTACCCACATGTATCGCTGTTTGAAAACAGTGAAATTCGCACGCTCGGTCGCTCCGATGGTGGCGAGGGTGGCTACATCCTGCAGGCGCGGGTAAGGAGCGAGGCCGACAAGGGCTTTGTATTCCTGAACTCCAGCCTGACCCGTGGCCCCGGCCCGCTGGATCACCCGGTTGCTGACAATACTTACTACCTCGCTCGCAGTGCCGGCCAGTCAGGTCTCTACGACAATGTGACTTTCGTAAACACCGAAATGGATGCCCATATCAAGCCCGTGGGCTGGTATGACAATCCGGTACCGACGCCGGTAGCGGCAACGGCTGACAGCGGTTGGAGGGAGTACAACAGTGCGGACCTGACTGGCGCGCCCGTGGATACCTCCACGCGCTACAGCGGTTCCTACATGCTGACGGATACCGAAGCCGATGCGGAATTCTGCAACCGCGCGCAGATATTCTCCGAATGGAATGGCGGCGAGGGTTGGGATCCCTACCCGGAAGATACCAGTGATGATCACTGTGAAGTCGATACCGGATCCGATGGCATCTGGAAGGATCAGGCGGTCATTCTAGGTGGCAGCACCACCGCGGTCAGCGGCAGTATTGATGCAGAAACCGAAAACAGCATCACTTTTACGGCTGAGGGCGGCAAGTTCGAGACCAGCGCGATGTCCTTCTTTCTGGCTGCAAAGGAAGTGACCGGAGATTTCACGCTCACCGCGAAAGTGAAATCCGTGGGCACCCTGCGTGAAAGTCCCTATTACCAGTTCCAGGCCGGTCTGATGCTGTGTGAATGTGATGCCGCCAGCGCTTCGACTTCTCCCCTGGCGCATATCGGTATCAACGACATTACCGAGGGTGAGTCGGTGGATCTGGTTGCCACCTATGGCCATGTACTAGTCGATGGTGGCGGCTGGGGGAAAACCGGCAACGCAGCGGTAACGCCAGGCGACAGCCTCTATTACAAACTGGAACGTCAGGGGCAGGCCTATTACGTGTCGTATTCCACTGACGGTGGTGCGACCTACCAAAGCCTCGGTGCAAGCACCTTCACAGACCTTCCCGATACCGTGAAAGTCGGTTTCTTTGCCGCGCCGAATGGCGCCGGCAGCCAGAGTTTTACCTTCGAAGATATCCAGCTGGTGCAGTGA